Proteins from one Tsuneonella aeria genomic window:
- a CDS encoding TonB-dependent receptor has product MAYSRILIASGSSLLALGLSMAAAPAAAQDTPPEARNDNRGIDIVVTAQKREQQLVDVPISIAALGAEQLENNQIAELRDFVGQVPNLFVNNFNGRSDTVRLFIRGIGQNDVTLTQDPSVALYVDGVYVGTTVGGGFETEDLERIEVLRGPQGTLYGRNATGGAVNIISNKPQLGQFQAKGSIGYGNYDARRAVLTLNAPIGDIAAVRVSGLRSKRDGLYENTGLGADFARQNRTALRGAVRVQPSERFTFDYAFDYSRNRDTGTLTVPTEGAPLSVPLAAPFPIPGTFGLATGITRLVNTFAGPVPFEGGRPDSATALRPVIAGDGKVYGHTLTLEWEANDNLTVRSITGHRRINNIQHADNLPSHEARIITSVLTSSIPTLPAGTVLDVIGPNGVAATTDDTRFRSTSQELQLLGTTGFMAGSLDYVLGGYYYEDSATLDIIGGAIGSGPLVLQNLTTVDNKSYAAYSEVTARPGADEKLSITLGARYSHDRRKATRINERSFSFAALGGFTAQDCAFFARTFQALGQTCAPTGVVQAASYARSFNNFSPSLTVAYKPNDDLNLYAKYARGYKSGGTSQRSANPLNFAVGFDPEKVDSYEAGIKGKAFDRNFLYSIAAFYMTLDNYQASLQTGATAGDRDFKPIDGNEIYGIEFDLAGRLTDELSVGLSGALLRATFGERSATVLLDTGQTQVQDFIGEQTSAPKASGNVYLDYNRLIGDAWALGFHANVSYQSSIETSSNVLDNRTIGPKVLVDGSIELTRLLAQDREVSLRLWGKNIFDREYETVTYGSFAFTGATTVSEFGDPRTYGLTLSFEY; this is encoded by the coding sequence ATGGCTTATTCGAGGATTCTTATCGCGAGCGGATCGTCGCTGCTGGCCCTGGGGCTTTCCATGGCAGCAGCGCCCGCCGCCGCGCAGGACACGCCGCCGGAAGCCCGCAACGATAATCGCGGGATCGACATCGTCGTCACGGCGCAGAAGCGCGAACAGCAACTTGTCGACGTGCCGATTTCCATTGCGGCGCTGGGCGCGGAGCAGCTCGAGAACAACCAGATTGCCGAGCTGCGCGATTTCGTGGGCCAGGTGCCCAACCTATTCGTCAACAATTTCAACGGCCGGTCGGACACGGTCCGCCTGTTCATCCGCGGAATCGGCCAGAACGACGTGACGCTGACCCAGGACCCGTCAGTCGCGCTCTATGTCGACGGGGTCTATGTCGGCACGACGGTCGGCGGCGGGTTCGAGACGGAGGATCTGGAGCGGATCGAGGTTCTGCGCGGACCGCAAGGCACGCTCTACGGCCGCAACGCGACGGGCGGCGCGGTGAACATCATCTCGAACAAGCCGCAGCTTGGACAGTTTCAGGCCAAGGGCTCGATCGGCTACGGCAATTATGACGCCCGCCGGGCGGTGTTGACGCTCAATGCCCCGATTGGTGACATCGCAGCGGTGCGGGTCAGCGGATTGCGGTCGAAGCGCGACGGTCTGTACGAGAACACTGGCCTGGGCGCGGATTTTGCCAGGCAGAACCGTACTGCCCTTCGCGGTGCCGTGCGCGTTCAGCCGAGCGAACGCTTCACGTTCGATTACGCGTTCGACTATTCGCGCAACCGGGACACGGGCACGCTGACCGTGCCGACCGAGGGCGCACCGCTGTCCGTTCCGCTCGCCGCCCCGTTCCCGATTCCGGGCACGTTCGGCCTGGCCACAGGCATCACGCGGCTCGTCAACACGTTCGCAGGCCCGGTGCCTTTTGAAGGCGGAAGGCCCGACAGCGCCACCGCGCTCAGGCCGGTGATCGCCGGGGACGGCAAGGTCTATGGTCACACGCTGACGCTGGAGTGGGAAGCGAACGACAACCTGACGGTGCGCTCGATCACGGGACACCGGCGGATCAACAACATCCAGCACGCCGACAACCTGCCGTCTCACGAAGCGCGCATCATCACCAGCGTGCTGACGTCGTCCATCCCGACCCTGCCGGCCGGTACCGTGCTCGACGTGATCGGGCCGAACGGCGTGGCGGCGACCACCGACGACACGCGCTTCCGCAGCACGTCGCAGGAACTGCAACTGCTGGGCACGACGGGCTTTATGGCCGGCAGCCTCGATTATGTGCTCGGCGGCTATTACTACGAGGACAGCGCCACGCTGGACATCATCGGCGGCGCCATCGGGTCGGGACCGCTCGTGCTCCAGAACCTGACCACCGTCGATAACAAGAGCTACGCGGCCTATAGCGAAGTGACCGCGCGGCCCGGCGCGGACGAGAAGCTCTCGATCACTCTCGGCGCCCGTTATTCGCACGATCGGCGCAAGGCGACGCGCATCAACGAACGGTCGTTCTCGTTCGCCGCGCTCGGCGGATTCACCGCACAGGATTGCGCGTTCTTTGCCCGCACGTTCCAGGCCCTGGGCCAGACCTGCGCGCCGACCGGGGTCGTCCAGGCGGCGTCCTATGCCAGGAGCTTCAACAATTTCTCGCCGTCCCTGACCGTCGCCTACAAGCCGAACGACGATCTCAATCTCTATGCAAAGTATGCGCGGGGCTACAAATCGGGCGGGACGTCGCAGCGGTCGGCGAACCCGCTGAACTTCGCGGTCGGATTCGACCCCGAAAAGGTCGATTCCTACGAAGCCGGCATCAAGGGCAAGGCGTTCGACCGCAATTTCCTGTACTCGATCGCCGCGTTTTACATGACGCTGGATAACTACCAGGCGAGCCTGCAGACGGGCGCCACCGCGGGCGACCGCGATTTCAAGCCGATCGACGGCAACGAGATTTACGGGATCGAGTTCGATCTCGCCGGACGCCTGACTGACGAGCTGTCGGTGGGGCTGTCGGGCGCCCTGCTGCGGGCCACATTCGGCGAGCGTTCGGCGACAGTGCTGCTCGATACGGGCCAGACCCAGGTGCAGGATTTCATCGGGGAACAGACCTCTGCGCCCAAGGCGTCGGGCAACGTCTATCTCGATTACAACCGGCTCATCGGGGATGCCTGGGCGCTCGGCTTCCACGCCAACGTCAGCTACCAGAGCAGCATCGAGACATCGTCGAACGTGCTCGACAACCGCACGATCGGGCCCAAGGTGCTGGTCGATGGAAGCATCGAACTGACGCGCCTGCTTGCCCAAGACCGGGAGGTGTCGCTGCGCCTGTGGGGCAAGAACATCTTCGATCGTGAATACGAAACGGTCACCTACGGATCGTTCGCCTTCACCGGTGCCACCACGGTGAGCGAATTCGGCGACCCGCGCACGTACGGACTGACACTCTCGTTCGAATACTGA
- a CDS encoding nuclear transport factor 2 family protein, with product MDAALSQLIDERAIEQIYVRYCELVDGKDFDRLDEVFTADTLGDYSRALGEGVVTRGLPALIAAMHHNLGAGSHCGATHHNVGNFRIMVEGGRARAQVHYIAAHAGEGSHAGKSYVMWGEYDDVLVRTPAGWRVAERTYTLAVSQGDPAMVSRG from the coding sequence ATGGACGCCGCGCTCAGCCAGCTGATCGACGAACGCGCGATCGAGCAGATCTATGTCCGCTATTGCGAACTCGTCGACGGCAAGGACTTCGACCGGCTGGACGAAGTGTTCACCGCGGACACGCTCGGCGATTATTCGCGGGCGCTGGGCGAGGGCGTCGTCACCCGAGGCCTGCCGGCGCTGATCGCCGCGATGCACCACAACCTTGGTGCCGGATCCCACTGCGGGGCGACGCATCACAACGTCGGCAACTTCCGCATCATGGTGGAAGGCGGCCGAGCCCGGGCGCAAGTCCACTATATCGCGGCCCATGCCGGGGAGGGCTCTCACGCCGGGAAAAGCTATGTCATGTGGGGCGAATACGACGACGTGCTGGTGCGGACGCCCGCAGGCTGGCGGGTGGCCGAGCGCACGTACACCCTGGCGGTCTCGCAAGGCGACCCGGCCATGGTGAGCCGCGGATGA
- a CDS encoding flavin-containing monooxygenase produces MRFLMIGAGMSGILAAIKLREAGHDDVIVLEKADQLGGTWRDNRYPGLTCDVPAHAYTYSFAPNPEWSRFFAGADEIRAYFEKVARDHGILPLIRFNREVIDLSWEGGEWRAATGVGEDYVADVVIVASGPLHHPRMPDIEGLESFAGQAMHTARWDDSVALDGKRVGVIGCGSTGVQMVSALADRAARLVHFQRNPQWIMPVVDFAYTDAEREAFRNDPSLVDAIRYDPEYEGNVQRFTMGIIDPDSEAMHAIEELCRVNLEQSVADPVLREQLRPNYRAACKRLIYSPNYYERVQLPAVVVETGGIERIEPAGVRMKDGTLHELDVLALATGFDAQKFIRPTTVRGRDGLTLDEAWEDHASAYMAITIPDFPNMFFLNGPTSPVGNFSLIDVAERQWSFVAALIAELASGACDEISASAEAMAAYDTRRTAAAAGTIFASGCSSWYLDKNGVPMTWPWSYQAFADAMANPVLADMDCRVAARAAA; encoded by the coding sequence ATGCGGTTCCTGATGATCGGCGCCGGGATGTCGGGCATTCTCGCGGCGATCAAGCTGCGGGAAGCCGGGCATGACGATGTTATCGTGCTGGAAAAGGCCGATCAGCTGGGCGGAACCTGGCGCGACAATCGCTATCCCGGCCTCACCTGCGACGTGCCGGCCCATGCCTATACCTACAGCTTTGCGCCGAATCCGGAGTGGAGCCGGTTCTTCGCCGGGGCCGACGAGATCCGCGCATATTTCGAAAAGGTCGCGCGCGATCACGGCATCCTGCCGCTGATCCGCTTCAACCGCGAAGTCATCGACCTGTCGTGGGAAGGCGGCGAGTGGCGCGCCGCGACGGGCGTTGGCGAGGATTACGTAGCCGATGTCGTCATCGTGGCGTCCGGCCCGCTGCATCACCCGCGCATGCCCGACATCGAAGGCCTGGAAAGCTTCGCCGGCCAGGCGATGCACACCGCGCGGTGGGATGACAGCGTGGCGCTCGACGGGAAGCGCGTGGGCGTGATCGGATGCGGTTCGACCGGCGTGCAGATGGTCAGCGCCCTTGCGGACCGCGCGGCGCGCCTGGTCCACTTCCAGCGCAATCCGCAATGGATCATGCCGGTGGTGGATTTCGCCTATACCGACGCGGAGCGCGAGGCATTCCGGAACGACCCGTCGCTTGTCGACGCGATCCGCTACGACCCGGAATACGAAGGGAACGTCCAGCGCTTCACGATGGGGATCATCGATCCCGATAGCGAGGCGATGCACGCGATCGAAGAGCTCTGCCGCGTCAACCTGGAGCAGTCCGTCGCCGATCCCGTCCTGCGCGAGCAGCTGCGCCCCAACTATCGCGCGGCCTGCAAGCGGCTGATCTATTCGCCGAATTATTACGAGCGCGTCCAGCTCCCCGCGGTGGTCGTCGAAACCGGCGGGATCGAGCGGATCGAGCCGGCGGGCGTCCGGATGAAGGACGGGACCCTGCACGAACTGGACGTGCTGGCACTGGCGACCGGTTTCGACGCGCAGAAGTTCATCCGGCCGACGACGGTGCGGGGACGCGACGGGCTGACGCTGGACGAAGCGTGGGAGGATCACGCCAGCGCCTACATGGCCATCACGATACCCGACTTCCCCAACATGTTTTTCCTGAACGGCCCGACGTCCCCGGTCGGCAACTTCTCGTTGATCGACGTTGCGGAACGCCAGTGGAGCTTCGTCGCGGCGCTGATCGCCGAACTGGCGAGCGGTGCGTGCGACGAGATCAGCGCGAGCGCCGAGGCAATGGCGGCTTACGACACGCGCCGGACGGCTGCCGCCGCGGGCACGATCTTCGCTTCCGGTTGCTCGAGCTGGTACCTCGACAAGAACGGCGTCCCGATGACGTGGCCGTGGAGCTACCAGGCCTTCGCCGATGCGATGGCCAATCCTGTGCTGGCCGACATGGATTGCCGCGTGGCGGCCCGCGCTGCTGCCTGA
- a CDS encoding NADP-dependent oxidoreductase — MSGTMQAMVIDRFGEPDVFRLAEIERPTAGPGQVVIRVAWAGVNPADWKARRGWLAQYFDYRFPFVVGFDAAGTIAEVGAGVTSFAPGDRVVTASNQGLGENGTYAQFVRSDVDRVAHLPGACPMDLAAALPTAGITAFEALFDVGRLEPGQRVLVNGGAGGTGSFAIRLAREAGARVAATARAANHDYLRALGAECAIDYRSGDVAWAVRAWAGDDLALVVDTVGQGTLLDAVDWVRPGGTVAPIGTLIAGEPAHDARRAAARGVRVVPTIASFERQGRQLRALVERLADGAFDTIALTRMTLGQAAEAHRLVEEGHVRGKIVMEVS, encoded by the coding sequence ATGAGCGGCACGATGCAGGCGATGGTGATCGATCGCTTCGGGGAACCGGACGTCTTTCGCCTTGCCGAGATCGAGCGGCCCACTGCGGGCCCGGGCCAAGTGGTCATCCGCGTCGCCTGGGCCGGGGTCAACCCGGCCGACTGGAAGGCGCGGCGCGGGTGGCTGGCGCAATATTTCGACTATCGCTTCCCCTTCGTCGTCGGTTTCGACGCCGCCGGCACCATCGCCGAGGTGGGCGCGGGCGTGACGTCGTTCGCGCCGGGCGACCGGGTGGTGACGGCGTCCAACCAGGGGTTGGGCGAGAACGGGACTTATGCGCAATTCGTCCGGTCCGACGTGGACCGCGTCGCGCACCTTCCCGGCGCCTGCCCGATGGACCTCGCCGCGGCCTTGCCGACGGCCGGGATCACGGCGTTCGAGGCGCTGTTCGATGTCGGCCGGCTGGAGCCGGGGCAGCGCGTGCTGGTGAACGGCGGCGCGGGGGGAACGGGCAGCTTCGCCATCCGCCTCGCACGCGAAGCAGGCGCGCGCGTGGCCGCCACCGCACGCGCGGCCAACCACGATTATCTGCGTGCACTCGGCGCGGAGTGCGCGATCGACTATCGCAGCGGCGATGTGGCCTGGGCCGTCCGCGCGTGGGCGGGCGACGACCTGGCGCTGGTAGTGGACACCGTGGGCCAGGGAACGCTCCTCGATGCGGTCGACTGGGTCCGCCCGGGAGGGACCGTGGCGCCGATCGGGACGCTGATTGCCGGCGAGCCCGCGCACGACGCACGGCGGGCGGCGGCGCGCGGGGTCCGGGTCGTTCCCACGATCGCCAGCTTCGAACGCCAGGGCCGCCAGCTACGCGCCCTGGTCGAACGCCTGGCCGACGGCGCGTTCGATACGATCGCGCTGACCCGCATGACGCTTGGCCAGGCAGCCGAAGCGCACCGTCTGGTCGAGGAAGGACACGTGCGCGGAAAGATCGTGATGGAGGTCTCGTGA